In the genome of Candidatus Limnocylindria bacterium, the window TCAGGTTGGCCGCGATCGTGAGCGCCACCGCGATGACGATGACCTGGCCGATCGCGCTGGCGATCGCGATCCAGATCGCGCGGCCCGTCGAGATGTCGAGCGCCGAGCGCAGCGCGACGATCGTCGCCCCGAGCACCCAGAGACCGACGACCGTCCGGGTGATCGCGGCGAATCCCGGAACGAGCTCGAAGATGATGAGGAAGCGCGGCGTGTTGGCGTACCCCAGCGTGCGCGCGATCTCTCCCCAGCTCGACTTCGTGTCCTTTCCCGGGAACAGCTTCACACCGACGATGTAGGCGATCCACGCGTAGAACGCCCATCCGAGGAACGAGCCGAGCGCTCCGAAGAGTCCGCTCGATGCGCCGGTGAGCACGCCGTTCACGGCCCCGCTCACCAGACTCGTCGCCACAACGATGAACGCTGCCTCGCCCGTCCCCTTCTGGTCGGCCTCGATCTCCTCGTATGTCGCCGTTTGGAGCCGGAGCGCGCCAAGCATCCGGTCAGTCATCGATCCAGCCGTCATTCCCTGCCTCCATCGGAGATCCGCAGCGTCTGCCACCTGGGTCCGAGCTTCCTCAGATACTCGGCCCGGCCATCCACGCCGGTGATCCACTCGGCGGTCCAGGCGTCGAATCCCTCCACCGTTCGC includes:
- a CDS encoding YIP1 family protein; this encodes MTDRMLGALRLQTATYEEIEADQKGTGEAAFIVVATSLVSGAVNGVLTGASSGLFGALGSFLGWAFYAWIAYIVGVKLFPGKDTKSSWGEIARTLGYANTPRFLIIFELVPGFAAITRTVVGLWVLGATIVALRSALDISTGRAIWIAIASAIGQVIVIAVALTIAANLIPS